The nucleotide sequence CCAGAATATACTCACCATTATGATATTTTTTAAGATCTTTATTGATCCTATCAGGTATTTGGGATTGTTTTACCTCTTTTATTTCTGCTGCAGAGACCGATCTCTTTAGCACTTGAGAGATATAGGGTTCAATCTCTTCGGGCAGTCGTTCCCACAGTTTTGCAGGTATACGCAGTAAATCTTTTTTATTCTTGGCGACATAGCTATCTTTTATGCTGTCTCTATATTTAGAAGATTCAAAAGCTTCTTTTCCGTAACTAGCCCGCTCATGCTGCTCTCCATCCACCTCTATTAACAGATCTATAGATGGAATATAAAAGTCAAACTTGAGCCTTTTTCCTGTTTGTGGGTTGATACACTCATCATACTCTTTTTCCAGCTCATACTCAATTGTAAAATGATCGAATATATCTTTTAAATAACGATGTGTCATAGAATCCATACCTCGTCTGAAACAATTCGGGCATCGCTGTCCTGATTTGAATTTATTCCATTTCTTTTTAAATACAGTCCCACAGGTATTATGCTTGTATTTATGGAGTGTATTTGCATTTATATATTCACTATCCACAAACGAGTACTCTTTCTTAGTGCTCTCCTCTACTTTTATCATAATAGCTTCTCGTGTATATGCAAAATGTTTTCGTAGTTCTACTCCTTTGCATTTGGGACATCTTCTTTTACCTTTTACAAATTCATAGATATCCAATGAATACTCATGCATACATTTATTGTGACGGATTTTCATATATCGTTTTTTTCTGGCTGCGGCTTTTTCATCCAACTCAAGAAGTGAGTACTCATTATCCGTTTTTACTTCTACTAGTTCTTTCATTACTGGCCATGTGTATTTTTGACTCATAATATAATCCTGGTTTTAAATTTTAAAAAGTATTAGATATAAACTTTTTAGTATTAATAGTATTATATATAATACCTTATAATTTTATTAAAAGTATCTGATATAATACTATTTATGCAAATTACTATTAAATAAGCATAAATAACTATAATTACACTATGAAAAAGAAAGTTACAAATAAAGAGCTGGCAGAATTAATTGGAAAGAGTGAGCAGACAATAAAAGGATGGAAGTCAAGATTTCCTGAACTGTTAGAGATCGTACGGCTTGGAGCACTTTGTAAAGTCAATGATTTAGACAGTGAACAGATACTTAAACTTTCTGAACTCAAAGATGTAATTAAATCCTCTGATTCATAAATAACGAAGTACTTTAACACTGAATAATTCCCTAAAATAGGGAGTTTTAATAAAAAACGAAGTACTTTAACACCCACTTTCTATTAGATTAAATTCTTGTAAAATAAGATATTAAAAACGAAGTACTTTAACACTGGATAATTCCCTAAAATAGGGAGTTTTGACAAAAAACGAAGTACTTTAACACCCAGTTTCTGTTTAGATGATATCTTTATGACACACAAACTATGACATGTCAATTAAACGAAGTACTTTAACACCACTTCCTGTTTAGATGATATTTTTATAACACACAAACTATGGCATGTCAATTAAACGAAGTACTTTAACACTGGATAATTCCCTAAAATAGGGAGTTTTAATAAAAAACGAAGTACTTTAACACTAGCACTCCTTTTTAGGTTAAATTTTTATAACATCAAAAGTTTCAATATGTCAACTGAAAAAATTTATTTTTTTATAAAATAAGATATTAAAAACGAAGTACTTTAACACCCAAAACGAAGTATTTTAACACCTCTGCGAAGTACTTTAACACCCAAAACGAAGTACTTTAACACTCTAAACGAAGTACTTTAACACTTATTCGTAGATAATATAGATATTTAATATAGAAAATATATCTATTAATAGATGTATCTTTTTGAATACATCCATTAATCTTCAAATTCAGGAAGAACTTTAGTCTTCATATCTATAGGCATATTAATGAATACGTCATCTGTACCTTTATAATAAAAGATTTCTTTCTTTGAATCATAAATAATATCAAAGGATTTAAATACATCAATATGCTCTCGAAGTGTTTTTTTCGCTGTTTGAAGAGTTCTAGTACTTGCTGGAAGAGGAAATCCAACCGTAGTTAAAATATTTTCTAATGATAAATTAATTGCTTTATGAGTAAAGAAAAATCGTATAATAGATTTGACTAAAGGAGAATCTACTGAAAGTAAATCTGGAATTTTACTTGAATAGTTAATGCTCAATCCTCTTTCATAGAATTCTACATAATTTGGATCTAAAACGATACCATATAAATTTTCTTTTGATGAAAAGGCTTTTTTTAAGATAATTCTAAAATCTATTTCATTCCCATTTTTATCTTTATACTGAATTCTACAATCTGAAATTTCATCTAGTTTTTGTCTAAACCATCTTAAGTTTTTACTTTTATTTTCTATATCATCACTATAAAATTTAGCAATTTCTGATTGTGAAAAATATACAGCAATAGTTCCATCTTCTAAGCGTCTTATTTTTTTGTTATAAGTAAAAATAAGATCCATGATATCTTTATGAGTTTGTGTTAATAATCTATTTCTTATTTCTACATGACCCCATTTTGTTTCAATAATTCTTACATTGTTATTTTTTTTAAAATCTTTTGCAGCAACTGATTGCGGAGGAAGTTGTTTAACTGGTGCATAGATAGGAACACGTAATTCTTCCACACTACTTGTAGAATATTTTATTTTATCTTCAACAGTTTCAAATAAACTTTTTTGTATTGGTTTTTTTTGGGACATTTTAAACTTCTTTTTTTTCTAGCAACAATTCAATTTCATGAATATAAGCAATAATTTTTTCTTTTATAGGTTTTGTAAGACCTTTAGTATTAATAGTTATATTATTGTTACCATGTATAACTCTTTTAACCTTAATATGTTTTTTTCTTGTGTACTCTTTTATTTTAATTAATGCTTCATTTCTTGGTAAAATTCTAATTTTTTCAAATATATCAATCTGGTCATTTTTTGAAATTTTATTTATCGCAGCTAATACAGTGACATCTTTATATTGAGTATCTTTTATCCTATCTAAAAGCTCATCAGAAAGTTTTAAAATTGATAATAGCTTAGATACCCTTCCTTGGGAAATACCTAATGAATTTGATAGTTGTTCCTGGGTTCTTACTATACCCATTTTTAAAACCTTATTTAAAGCCATAGCTGTTTCTAATGGTTCCATATCCTTTCTTTGTAGATTTTCTATTATTGGAGATATAACTAAATCTTTATCTTCTAATGAAGTTAAAATATTCGCTTCAATTTCTTTCTTATTTAAATATTCATATGCAGCTACACGTCTATGTCCAAAAACAATCGTATAGGTTGAATCTGAATTTTCCAACACTGTGATTGGTTGTAATAAAC is from Sulfurimonas paralvinellae and encodes:
- a CDS encoding helix-turn-helix domain-containing protein, giving the protein MKKKVTNKELAELIGKSEQTIKGWKSRFPELLEIVRLGALCKVNDLDSEQILKLSELKDVIKSSDS
- a CDS encoding ParB/RepB/Spo0J family partition protein; the protein is MAKRKKVDFNLASEVFEDASLTDSFQEKHPRKTTVPITQLKTNPHQPRIELEQNAVIDLANSIAENGLLQPITVLENSDSTYTIVFGHRRVAAYEYLNKKEIEANILTSLEDKDLVISPIIENLQRKDMEPLETAMALNKVLKMGIVRTQEQLSNSLGISQGRVSKLLSILKLSDELLDRIKDTQYKDVTVLAAINKISKNDQIDIFEKIRILPRNEALIKIKEYTRKKHIKVKRVIHGNNNITINTKGLTKPIKEKIIAYIHEIELLLEKKEV